Genomic segment of Syntrophorhabdaceae bacterium:
TCATTGGTGTAAGGACAGATATTTCAACATCGATATCCTTCCATTCATTTATGTTGACGGGATTAAACCGGGGATCGTGGAATGCCGCCTGAATGGCCATCTCCCTGATGGTCTCATGGAGAGGCAGAAAACCCTTTATGTATCCTATGCAACCCCTTAATTCCCCCTTCTTTTTCACAGTTACAAAGGCGCCCCTTTTCTCGTTCAACGTTTCCGGTATCTCAGAAGATTTCTTATCGGTCCCGAAAAGAACGCCTTCTATTGTATCCCGTGCTATCCGTTTAAGCTGATCCTTTTCTTTTTCGGAAAGATCCATCGATGATACCTGTCAGGATTTGTAAAACACTGCCGACACATAGCCGACAACAGCACTTCTGTCACCGGAGACGTCGCCTGAATTTGCGTACTTCATTACCTGGCTGTGTTTCGCGCCAAGTTTATCCGATACCATCATCGTTGTGAGCATCGGCCCTGCGCCACATGCTTCGCCTTTACTCATATCAAGGTCTTTGATCATGCCTTGAACATCGAAATGTTCGAGATGATCGACAATGACACTGTCAAGCTTTACTGCTTCCGGATAAGGGTGATAGTGAGATAGATCAGTACTTCCAACGACGAGAAATTGCTTGTTGCCCTTCCGGATTACACTCTCAATGCAATCTGACAATGCGGTGCACAGATCAACGGTCTGTGTGCCCATGATCAGTGGAACAATGGTAAAATCTTTTAAAACAGACTGCAAAAAAGGGATTTGCACTTCAAGGGAATGTTCATCTTTGTGGGCTTCCGCAAATGGTTTTACCACAGCCGACGACCTTACAAGGTCTGCAACGGTCTCCTCATCGATCCCTGCCAGACCAAGTGGCGTCCTGTAGCTGCCCTTCTCCATAACGGCAACCCCTTCAAAATAGACCCTGTGACTTGGCGCCAGCACTATGACCGTATCGAATACCCTGTCCAGAATCGTCTTGAAACCATATGCCGCTACCTGCCCGGAATACACGTACCCTGCGTGAGGCGCAATAATGCCGGTAATCTGACCCGGTACAGGGGAAACGGCGGCGTTTTTGAGGTATTTTTCAACATCTTTTCTGAGCACTCCCGGGTCATCAGGATAAAACATGCCGCTTACTGCCGGTTCTCTTACAAAACCCATGGATTGCTCTCCTTAGACCTTATTCCTAAACCCTATTATACCACATATGGCTCACTATATAAACAGGACACGGAGCGGTTTTTTGATGAAATGAGGGTTTGATGTGATATAATCTTTTCTGTGCAAGGTCCGGCACAAGGAATATTTATAATAAATAACCGGAAAAATGGGATTGGGAAGATTCTCCTGTCCTTAACGCTCATACTATTATTATACATATCTTTCATGATGATCATGGAAAGAGGGGCTCGCGCTTCCGAGAAGATCAATATCGGGGTCATAGAGGATGTGATGCTTCTGCCATGGGGTATCATCCTCCCTGCACGTATCGACACGGGCGCCGCATCATCATCCCTCGATGCAAGGGATATAAAGATAAAGGGTAATACCGTCACATTCAAACTTGCGCCGCAATACAGCGGGACAGAATTGAGCCTTCCCATCGTAAAACATAAAACGATAAGGTCCGCCGAAGCACGTGAAAGAAGGGTCGTTGTGGAGCTTGAGATCTGTATAGCCTCAAAACGTCTTCGCACAAGGGTCAACCTGAATGATCGCTCCGGTGTTCAATATCCTATGCTCCTGGGCCGGAATACCCTAATGAATAAT
This window contains:
- the amrA gene encoding AmmeMemoRadiSam system protein A, translated to MDLSEKEKDQLKRIARDTIEGVLFGTDKKSSEIPETLNEKRGAFVTVKKKGELRGCIGYIKGFLPLHETIREMAIQAAFHDPRFNPVNINEWKDIDVEISVLTPM
- the amrB gene encoding AmmeMemoRadiSam system protein B; translated protein: MGFVREPAVSGMFYPDDPGVLRKDVEKYLKNAAVSPVPGQITGIIAPHAGYVYSGQVAAYGFKTILDRVFDTVIVLAPSHRVYFEGVAVMEKGSYRTPLGLAGIDEETVADLVRSSAVVKPFAEAHKDEHSLEVQIPFLQSVLKDFTIVPLIMGTQTVDLCTALSDCIESVIRKGNKQFLVVGSTDLSHYHPYPEAVKLDSVIVDHLEHFDVQGMIKDLDMSKGEACGAGPMLTTMMVSDKLGAKHSQVMKYANSGDVSGDRSAVVGYVSAVFYKS
- a CDS encoding RimK/LysX family protein, whose amino-acid sequence is MERGARASEKINIGVIEDVMLLPWGIILPARIDTGAASSSLDARDIKIKGNTVTFKLAPQYSGTELSLPIVKHKTIRSAEARERRVVVELEICIASKRLRTRVNLNDRSGVQYPMLLGRNTLMNNFVIDCTQTKCTVPSCPGVQQK